The following proteins come from a genomic window of Candidatus Eisenbacteria bacterium:
- the rpsI gene encoding 30S ribosomal protein S9: protein MVQRTAFSATGRRKTAVARVQLVPGSGKRIVNGRELKDYFPRPVLHRVLEEPFETAGEARFDMVAYVRGGGLTGQAGAIRLGVARALLHYDESLRKPLRANGLLTRDPRATERKKYGLSGARKRFQFSKR from the coding sequence GTGGTTCAGAGAACGGCATTCTCCGCCACGGGACGGCGGAAAACCGCTGTGGCGCGGGTCCAACTGGTTCCCGGCAGCGGAAAGCGGATCGTGAACGGCCGCGAGTTGAAGGACTACTTCCCGCGTCCGGTGTTGCATCGCGTTCTGGAGGAGCCTTTCGAGACGGCGGGAGAAGCGCGTTTCGACATGGTCGCCTACGTGCGCGGGGGCGGGTTGACCGGTCAGGCCGGGGCGATCCGTCTCGGCGTCGCGCGCGCCCTTCTCCATTACGACGAGTCGCTCCGGAAGCCGCTCCGCGCGAACGGGCTGTTGACCAGAGACCCGCGCGCGACGGAACGGAAGAAATACGGCCTTTCCGGCGCTCGCAAACGTTTCCAGTTCTCGAAGCGTTGA
- a CDS encoding ATP-binding protein, translated as MERLQVHSDLKYLRQVRRWVADVCASWGLSEDATNDMRIAVGEAFTNCVVHAYGRRPDGVVVLTGEVSGGRALIRVRDCGNAVPIDPDAAPDLDLPHEGGYGVYLMKRLTDGIRFVVSDPPGTEVVLVKNLPEPAGER; from the coding sequence TTGGAACGCCTTCAGGTCCATAGTGATCTCAAGTATCTCCGCCAGGTGCGGCGCTGGGTGGCCGATGTCTGCGCCTCCTGGGGCCTGAGCGAGGACGCGACGAACGACATGCGGATCGCCGTCGGAGAGGCGTTCACCAACTGCGTGGTGCACGCGTACGGACGCCGCCCCGACGGCGTGGTGGTGCTCACGGGAGAAGTGTCGGGCGGGAGGGCCTTGATCCGCGTCCGGGACTGCGGGAACGCCGTGCCCATCGATCCCGACGCGGCCCCCGATCTGGATCTTCCCCACGAAGGCGGTTACGGCGTCTACCTCATGAAGCGACTCACCGACGGAATACGTTTCGTCGTCTCCGATCCCCCCGGAACGGAAGTGGTGTTGGTTAAAAACCTCCCCGAACCGGCGGGGGAGCGCTGA
- a CDS encoding ABC transporter substrate-binding protein encodes MIVDRIRIDPRPAALAAAALLILSGAAGGTEIAALFSGDTEPYVLAYEGFAEVCPANYWKVDLSRVDGEEDGVMRDLVEREPDLILALGTNAYRAAVGATDRIPIVFVLVLDYGEALPGNVAGASIRIDPALQMRTVRRLFPELKRLGVVYDPGNTEHVLEKARAEAEAIGLRIVPFPVKDLSETLRAYREGENDVDGWWLLPDRTTLASEAVDYVLKRSLERRVPVIAPSKKYVERGAQAALLPDYRAIGALGAEIALRILAGGKPSSIGIRYSKVFRLAVNTRTAREVAIDLSGSWAQHALFVGD; translated from the coding sequence ATGATCGTCGACCGCATCCGAATCGACCCGCGCCCGGCGGCCCTCGCGGCGGCGGCGCTTCTCATTCTCTCCGGCGCGGCCGGGGGGACGGAGATCGCCGCGCTCTTTTCGGGCGACACCGAGCCCTACGTTCTCGCATACGAGGGATTCGCCGAGGTTTGCCCCGCCAACTACTGGAAGGTGGATCTCTCCCGGGTCGACGGGGAGGAGGACGGGGTCATGCGGGATCTGGTGGAACGCGAGCCCGATCTGATTCTCGCCCTCGGCACGAACGCCTACCGCGCCGCCGTCGGCGCGACCGACCGGATCCCCATCGTGTTCGTGCTTGTTCTCGATTACGGGGAAGCGCTTCCCGGCAACGTGGCGGGGGCGAGCATTCGGATCGATCCGGCGCTGCAAATGCGAACCGTCCGCCGCCTCTTCCCCGAACTGAAGCGGCTCGGCGTCGTCTACGATCCGGGGAACACCGAACATGTGCTCGAAAAGGCGCGCGCCGAAGCGGAGGCGATCGGCCTCCGGATCGTCCCTTTCCCCGTGAAGGATCTGAGCGAAACGCTTCGCGCCTATCGGGAGGGGGAGAACGACGTGGACGGCTGGTGGCTCCTCCCCGACCGGACCACCCTCGCTTCTGAGGCGGTGGATTACGTTCTCAAGAGGAGCTTGGAGCGGCGCGTACCGGTGATCGCGCCCTCCAAGAAATACGTGGAGCGCGGGGCGCAGGCGGCGCTTCTGCCGGACTACCGCGCCATCGGAGCGCTCGGTGCGGAGATCGCCCTTCGCATCCTGGCCGGCGGGAAGCCTTCGTCGATCGGCATCCGTTACTCGAAGGTGTTCCGCCTCGCCGTGAACACCCGCACAGCGAGGGAGGTCGCCATCGATCTCTCCGGTTCCTGGGCGCAACACGCCCTCTTTGTGGGAGACTGA
- a CDS encoding response regulator: protein MLIVDDEPFIAQSLLRIFRREGYTVRTAERGDEALAMIRSDPPALVFLDIMLPGGDGLQVCRAIREDPALREVRVVLLTALGRESDREAGFAAGADDYITKPFSPIRVLARARTLLESTPVGGA, encoded by the coding sequence ATCCTCATCGTGGATGACGAGCCGTTTATCGCGCAGTCGCTTCTCCGAATCTTCCGGCGGGAGGGGTACACCGTCCGGACCGCCGAAAGGGGAGACGAGGCGCTGGCGATGATCCGCTCCGATCCCCCCGCCCTCGTTTTCCTCGACATCATGCTCCCCGGCGGGGACGGTCTCCAGGTCTGCCGGGCGATCCGAGAGGATCCCGCCCTTCGCGAGGTACGCGTCGTTCTTCTCACCGCCCTCGGCAGGGAGTCGGACCGGGAAGCGGGCTTCGCCGCCGGCGCCGACGACTACATCACCAAACCTTTCTCTCCGATCCGTGTTCTCGCCCGCGCGCGCACCCTTCTGGAATCGACCCCCGTCGGGGGCGCCTGA
- a CDS encoding TonB-dependent receptor: MGEKIGRRTAVLSVCLLIPWWGGGVIAAGVGGEEDLLFGEEERVVTPARHSLTVSQAPASVTVITEEEIEASGAQNLADLLREIPGLEVAAVTATDVNVGARGYNRTLANKLLVMIDGRSVYEDFFGVVLWEMLPVALEEIKQIEVVRGPGSAVYGANAYSGVIHIITKSPRELAGTTLSARTGVESDRREGAVIRAGRAGDHFDYKGTFLWKREGSLGDDAGEPGVPEPESFRGNLALTRSLWDRSTFTLAAGGTDGNGRVESGIGDMLRDNTSLFGSAALETPGAFLRAYWNHSEAETRNRDLLDAEGNPDDRELLQNTYSLEGQVMGTSAGGTVGLVGGSVRYHAVRSDFLDEWHDQTLFGVYAQVERTFREREDVTIGGRVDHHPHTDYQFSPRASWIHHFEGRSYLRLTAGEAYRNPTFIDNYLYIEDVPVKNHAGEILPLPADAVGNRDLKPERVRTYEIALGLEITRFALLRVEGFRNEERDRVNFGPSDYYGEQEAAPYGLPGGVLPKTLTYRNLYRVNVNGGEASLRARWSRRLETTVGYGYVAYEEDEGLPEEFWWVSRHKVTARLTAKPAVRWTLSFAGRYQSRASFLKSGGGDLPAWSVADAVVRYALGVDHVVLECAVQNLFDHRYREYPGGDSFGRRTNLRLRVRF; the protein is encoded by the coding sequence ATGGGAGAGAAAATCGGGCGGCGGACCGCCGTTCTGAGCGTCTGTCTGCTCATCCCCTGGTGGGGAGGAGGGGTCATCGCCGCCGGCGTCGGCGGTGAGGAGGATCTTCTTTTCGGCGAAGAGGAGCGGGTGGTTACACCCGCCCGCCACAGCCTCACCGTGTCACAGGCGCCCGCGTCGGTGACGGTGATCACCGAGGAGGAAATCGAGGCCTCCGGCGCGCAGAACCTGGCGGATCTGCTCCGCGAGATCCCGGGGCTGGAGGTGGCCGCCGTCACCGCCACCGACGTGAATGTCGGCGCGCGCGGGTACAACCGGACGCTGGCGAACAAGCTTCTCGTCATGATCGACGGCCGATCGGTGTACGAGGATTTCTTCGGCGTCGTTCTCTGGGAGATGCTTCCCGTCGCCCTCGAGGAGATCAAGCAGATCGAAGTCGTTCGCGGTCCCGGCTCGGCGGTGTACGGCGCCAACGCCTACAGCGGTGTGATTCACATCATAACGAAATCTCCCCGCGAGCTGGCGGGCACGACCCTTTCCGCGCGGACCGGCGTGGAAAGCGATCGCCGGGAGGGCGCCGTGATCCGCGCGGGGCGCGCGGGGGACCATTTCGACTACAAAGGAACCTTCCTCTGGAAGCGGGAGGGTTCCCTGGGCGATGACGCCGGCGAGCCCGGCGTTCCCGAGCCGGAGTCCTTCCGGGGGAATCTGGCGCTCACACGGAGCCTTTGGGATCGTTCCACCTTCACCCTGGCCGCCGGCGGGACGGACGGGAATGGGCGCGTGGAATCCGGGATCGGCGACATGCTCCGGGACAATACATCCCTCTTCGGGAGCGCCGCGCTGGAGACGCCGGGGGCGTTTCTCCGCGCCTATTGGAACCACAGCGAAGCGGAAACGCGCAACCGGGATCTCCTGGACGCGGAGGGGAACCCGGACGACCGAGAGCTTCTGCAGAACACCTACAGCCTCGAGGGGCAGGTGATGGGGACCTCCGCCGGAGGGACCGTCGGCCTGGTGGGCGGTTCGGTCCGCTATCACGCCGTGCGCTCCGACTTTCTGGATGAGTGGCACGACCAAACCCTTTTCGGGGTCTACGCACAGGTGGAGCGGACCTTCCGAGAGAGAGAGGACGTCACGATCGGCGGCCGGGTCGACCATCATCCCCACACGGATTATCAGTTCTCTCCGCGAGCGAGCTGGATCCACCATTTCGAGGGACGGAGCTATCTCCGGCTCACCGCCGGCGAGGCCTACCGGAATCCCACCTTTATCGACAACTATCTCTACATCGAAGACGTCCCCGTAAAGAATCACGCGGGGGAGATCCTCCCCCTGCCGGCGGACGCCGTCGGTAACCGGGACCTGAAACCGGAGCGGGTGCGCACCTACGAGATCGCTTTGGGCCTGGAAATCACCCGCTTCGCCCTTCTTCGCGTGGAGGGATTCCGCAACGAGGAGAGGGACAGGGTCAACTTCGGCCCCAGCGACTACTACGGCGAGCAGGAAGCGGCTCCCTACGGCCTACCCGGAGGCGTATTGCCGAAGACGCTTACCTACCGGAATCTTTACCGCGTGAACGTGAACGGCGGCGAGGCTTCCCTGCGCGCGCGGTGGAGCCGCCGGCTGGAGACGACGGTCGGATACGGCTATGTCGCCTACGAAGAGGACGAGGGACTCCCGGAGGAGTTCTGGTGGGTGTCCCGGCACAAGGTGACGGCGCGCTTGACCGCGAAGCCGGCGGTCCGTTGGACGCTCTCCTTCGCCGGACGGTACCAGTCCCGCGCCTCCTTCCTGAAAAGCGGGGGGGGCGACCTTCCGGCTTGGTCCGTGGCCGATGCGGTTGTTCGCTACGCCCTCGGCGTGGATCATGTCGTTTTGGAATGTGCCGTGCAGAATCTTTTCGACCACCGTTATCGGGAGTATCCGGGCGGGGACTCCTTCGGCCGGAGAACCAACCTGCGTCTCCGGGTTCGATTCTGA
- the rplM gene encoding 50S ribosomal protein L13 gives MRTKMFRRGDVPRRWVVVDAGDQALGRVASVVATRLRGKHSPLFTPYEDVGEHVIVVNADKVRLTGSKAEQKYYHSHSGYHGGARQVPIARRRAERPEYIITHAVRGMLPKNRLGRRLLRKLRVYTGSEHPHAAQTPEEIRIETRR, from the coding sequence TTGAGAACGAAGATGTTCCGCCGAGGGGACGTGCCCCGGCGTTGGGTCGTGGTCGACGCGGGAGACCAAGCGCTTGGTCGCGTAGCGTCGGTGGTCGCAACCCGCCTTCGAGGGAAACACTCGCCCCTCTTCACGCCCTACGAAGACGTGGGGGAACACGTGATCGTGGTGAACGCCGACAAGGTGCGTCTCACCGGGAGCAAGGCGGAGCAGAAGTACTACCATAGCCACTCCGGCTACCACGGCGGCGCCCGACAGGTGCCGATCGCCCGGAGGCGGGCAGAGAGGCCCGAGTATATCATCACCCACGCGGTGCGCGGCATGCTGCCGAAGAACCGTCTGGGGCGGCGGCTACTGCGCAAGCTGCGAGTCTACACCGGATCGGAGCATCCGCACGCCGCGCAGACGCCCGAAGAAATCCGGATCGAGACGAGGAGGTAA
- a CDS encoding bifunctional (p)ppGpp synthetase/guanosine-3',5'-bis(diphosphate) 3'-pyrophosphohydrolase, with protein MGRRDPSPTEREGGPAGTDGVEPSTREIALEPEIAFLNRPGLDRELLNRALRFARERHGGQMRRSGEPHLHHVVEAARILDELRLDSVTLAAAILHDVVEDTDTDVDAIRKEFGEEIAHLVDAVTKIGEIRIDSPEKEQAENFRKMLLSMARDIRVILIKLADRLHNMRTLQHLPAEKIERISRETLEIYAPLAHRFGIARIKWELEDLSLKYLEPVAYRELVARIADTRETREGQIEYFKEPLQAKLHQYGIQAEVVGRPKHFYSIYNKMKGQNLPLEEIYDLLALRVIVGSVQECYHVLGIVHTLYTPVHDRFKDYIATPKSNMYQSLHTTVIGPEGRMVEFQIRTRKMHQTAEYGIAAHWRYKEGGASDHDLDQRLSWLRQVVDWQKDLTDPKEFLDLLKKDLFHHEVFVFTPGGDLKRLPRGSTPLDFAFAVHTEVGFHCAGAKVDGRIVPLRYELRNGETVEIITSHSAAPTHDWLHVVKTSRARSKIRSWLKRESFHQSKQLGKVILERELHKLHFRGSIEKKLAEHVEEFGLSDPDQVLAAIGSGDLSGRQVAVKLVEKEPGPQPPEPLSLERIIDLTRRSERGVRIHGVDQLMIRFAKCCQPLPGDRIVGVVTRGRGVSVHRVDCPNVFPSRIDPERVLEVEWDVGKGQNFPVKILIRAEDRPGLLADVAKVIGKMHSNIRSADVLSEETDAQGVFLIEVTGLKHLHKVIKAIRAVKGVIDVERRELH; from the coding sequence ATGGGGCGGCGAGACCCGTCTCCAACTGAACGTGAAGGGGGTCCGGCCGGGACGGACGGCGTAGAACCGTCGACCCGTGAAATCGCTCTCGAGCCGGAAATCGCCTTTCTGAACCGCCCCGGTCTGGACAGGGAACTGCTGAACCGGGCGCTCCGTTTCGCCCGGGAACGACACGGCGGACAGATGCGCCGCAGCGGAGAGCCCCACCTCCACCACGTCGTCGAGGCGGCGCGCATCCTCGACGAGCTTCGCCTCGATTCGGTCACCCTCGCCGCGGCGATCCTCCACGACGTGGTGGAGGACACAGACACCGACGTCGACGCGATCCGCAAGGAGTTCGGCGAGGAGATCGCCCACCTGGTCGACGCGGTCACCAAGATCGGAGAAATCCGGATCGATTCCCCGGAGAAGGAGCAAGCGGAGAACTTCCGCAAGATGCTCCTCTCCATGGCTCGGGACATCCGGGTCATCCTGATCAAACTGGCCGACCGCCTTCACAACATGCGCACCCTGCAGCACCTGCCGGCGGAAAAGATCGAGCGAATCTCCCGGGAGACCCTCGAGATCTACGCCCCTCTCGCTCACCGCTTCGGCATCGCCCGGATCAAGTGGGAGCTGGAGGATTTATCGCTAAAGTATTTGGAGCCGGTCGCCTATCGTGAGCTGGTGGCGCGGATCGCCGACACCCGCGAGACCCGTGAGGGACAGATCGAGTATTTCAAGGAACCCCTCCAGGCGAAGCTCCATCAGTACGGGATCCAGGCGGAAGTGGTCGGGAGGCCCAAGCACTTTTACAGCATCTACAACAAGATGAAGGGCCAGAACCTGCCGCTCGAGGAGATCTACGACCTGCTCGCCCTGCGGGTGATCGTCGGGTCCGTGCAGGAGTGTTATCACGTGCTCGGTATCGTGCACACCCTCTATACGCCGGTGCACGACCGCTTCAAGGACTACATCGCCACCCCCAAGAGCAACATGTACCAGTCGCTCCACACCACCGTGATCGGACCGGAGGGTCGCATGGTGGAGTTCCAGATCCGTACGCGGAAGATGCATCAGACCGCCGAGTACGGCATCGCGGCGCACTGGCGCTACAAGGAGGGAGGCGCCTCGGACCACGACCTGGATCAGCGGTTGTCCTGGCTCAGGCAGGTCGTGGACTGGCAGAAGGATCTCACCGATCCCAAAGAGTTCCTGGATCTGCTGAAGAAGGACCTCTTTCATCACGAGGTGTTCGTCTTCACGCCCGGGGGGGATCTCAAAAGGCTCCCCCGCGGGTCCACGCCTCTCGATTTCGCCTTCGCGGTCCACACCGAGGTGGGCTTCCACTGCGCCGGCGCAAAGGTGGACGGCCGGATCGTCCCTCTACGCTACGAACTGCGGAACGGGGAGACGGTGGAAATCATCACCTCCCATTCCGCCGCCCCTACCCACGACTGGCTCCACGTGGTGAAGACCTCCCGGGCGAGGAGCAAGATCCGCTCCTGGCTGAAGAGGGAGAGTTTCCATCAATCGAAGCAGCTCGGCAAGGTGATCCTGGAGCGGGAATTGCACAAGCTGCACTTCAGGGGCTCCATCGAGAAGAAGCTCGCGGAGCACGTCGAGGAGTTCGGGCTGAGCGATCCGGACCAAGTCCTCGCCGCCATCGGAAGCGGCGACCTTTCCGGACGCCAGGTGGCGGTGAAGCTCGTCGAGAAGGAGCCGGGACCGCAACCGCCGGAGCCTCTCTCCCTGGAGAGGATCATCGATCTGACGCGCCGCTCCGAGCGGGGGGTACGGATCCATGGCGTGGATCAGCTGATGATCCGCTTCGCCAAGTGCTGCCAACCCCTTCCGGGCGACCGGATCGTGGGGGTGGTCACCCGGGGACGGGGCGTGTCGGTTCACCGCGTCGACTGCCCCAACGTGTTCCCCTCCCGGATCGACCCGGAGCGTGTCCTCGAGGTGGAGTGGGACGTGGGGAAAGGGCAGAATTTTCCGGTCAAGATCCTGATCCGCGCCGAGGACCGTCCCGGTCTCCTCGCCGACGTGGCCAAGGTGATCGGGAAGATGCATTCCAACATCCGGAGCGCGGATGTTCTCTCCGAGGAGACGGACGCCCAGGGCGTTTTCCTGATCGAAGTGACCGGCCTCAAACACCTGCATAAGGTGATCAAGGCGATCCGCGCGGTGAAGGGCGTGATCGACGTGGAGCGCCGCGAGCTGCACTGA
- a CDS encoding D-tyrosyl-tRNA(Tyr) deacylase: protein MRVVLQRVSEASVTVDGAAVGAIGRGILLLGAIGGDDTPERVDKMAEKCLRLRVFPDEGGHFENGVLETGGSVLAVPQFTLYGDCRKGRRPSLSHAARPEEAEPLFERFVDTMRRLGARVETGRFGARMDVRLVNDGPVTFILET, encoded by the coding sequence ATGCGTGTGGTGCTGCAGAGAGTATCCGAGGCTTCGGTGACCGTCGACGGCGCCGCCGTGGGCGCAATCGGGCGGGGAATACTCCTTCTCGGCGCCATCGGCGGTGACGACACGCCGGAACGCGTCGACAAAATGGCGGAGAAATGTCTTCGCCTCCGCGTCTTTCCCGACGAAGGGGGGCATTTCGAAAACGGCGTCCTGGAGACGGGCGGTTCGGTGCTCGCCGTCCCGCAGTTCACCCTCTACGGGGACTGCCGTAAAGGGCGGCGACCGTCCCTCTCCCACGCCGCGCGTCCCGAGGAGGCGGAGCCGCTCTTCGAACGCTTCGTCGACACGATGCGGCGCCTGGGCGCCCGCGTCGAGACCGGCCGTTTCGGCGCGCGAATGGATGTGCGCCTGGTCAACGACGGGCCGGTCACCTTTATCCTGGAGACCTGA
- the maf gene encoding septum formation protein Maf gives MEERKEATPDPLWPRAGEPLGLVSSSPRRAALLRQAGVSFVVIPPSHGDETPSGAPPEREAVRLAREKALAARPEGGPRFLLAADTLVAGEGGCFGKPADPKEAARMLLALSGRWHRVVTGVCIVDRARGVDETGVEETRVLFRELGPEEVAAYVSTGEPFDKAGAYGIQGRGALLVERIDGCYANVVGLPLVRTRAVFRTLLGMGRTGGGERE, from the coding sequence ATGGAAGAACGAAAGGAAGCGACGCCGGATCCTCTCTGGCCGCGCGCCGGGGAGCCGCTCGGTCTGGTGTCCTCGTCGCCCCGCCGGGCGGCGCTTCTCCGGCAGGCGGGGGTCTCCTTTGTCGTGATCCCTCCCTCGCACGGCGACGAAACCCCATCGGGAGCGCCTCCGGAGCGTGAGGCGGTCCGGCTCGCTCGGGAGAAAGCGCTCGCCGCTCGTCCCGAAGGGGGGCCCCGGTTTCTTCTGGCGGCGGACACGCTCGTCGCCGGGGAGGGCGGGTGCTTCGGCAAGCCGGCGGATCCGAAGGAGGCGGCGAGGATGCTTCTCGCCTTAAGCGGCCGCTGGCACCGGGTGGTGACCGGTGTCTGTATCGTCGACCGCGCGCGGGGGGTCGACGAGACCGGTGTGGAAGAGACAAGGGTCCTCTTCCGGGAACTGGGGCCGGAGGAGGTCGCCGCTTACGTTTCCACGGGCGAACCTTTCGACAAGGCGGGCGCCTACGGAATCCAAGGGCGGGGGGCGCTTCTCGTGGAGAGGATCGATGGGTGTTACGCCAACGTGGTCGGTCTTCCTCTCGTCCGGACCCGCGCCGTGTTCCGGACGCTACTGGGGATGGGGCGGACCGGTGGAGGAGAGAGGGAATGA
- the mtnA gene encoding S-methyl-5-thioribose-1-phosphate isomerase: MRTPETVAWTAEGIRILDQTLLPERVEYRVCRTLEEAEEAILSLRVRGAPAIGVMGAYALALALRREAPPDRVAFLEAAANLRGRIARVRPTAVNLDWALHRCGEAVSRSPETDIEKLHAVLLREAQAIENEDKELCRGIGEAGEPLVPEGGRILTHCNAGALATAGIGTALAPLYLAWERGKRFRVFADETRPLLQGARLTAWELRESGIPVTLLCDGAAPFLIATGGVDLVITGADRIARNGDFANKIGTYGVAAAAERHGVPFYVAAPSSTFDLAAPDGDSIPIEERPGEEVTGFRTVRTAPEGVEVWNPAFDRTPADLVSGFITEKGILLPPYGRSIEEALGGG; this comes from the coding sequence GTGCGCACGCCGGAGACCGTCGCCTGGACCGCGGAGGGGATACGAATTCTCGATCAGACCCTTCTGCCCGAAAGGGTCGAGTATCGTGTCTGCCGTACACTCGAGGAAGCCGAGGAGGCGATCCTCTCCCTACGCGTGCGCGGGGCGCCCGCGATAGGCGTGATGGGCGCCTATGCCCTCGCCCTCGCTCTCCGGAGGGAGGCGCCTCCGGATCGCGTCGCCTTTCTGGAGGCGGCGGCGAATCTCCGCGGGCGAATCGCTCGCGTGCGCCCGACGGCGGTGAACCTCGATTGGGCACTCCATCGCTGCGGGGAGGCCGTTTCCCGATCGCCGGAGACGGATATCGAGAAGCTCCACGCCGTCCTCCTGCGGGAGGCACAGGCTATCGAAAACGAAGACAAGGAGTTATGCCGAGGCATCGGAGAGGCGGGGGAGCCGTTGGTGCCGGAGGGAGGGAGGATCCTCACCCACTGCAATGCCGGCGCCCTCGCCACGGCGGGGATAGGAACCGCTCTCGCGCCCCTCTACCTCGCCTGGGAGAGGGGGAAGAGGTTCCGCGTCTTCGCCGACGAGACCCGCCCTCTTCTGCAGGGGGCGCGCCTCACCGCCTGGGAGCTACGTGAGTCGGGGATCCCGGTCACTCTTCTCTGCGACGGGGCGGCCCCTTTCCTGATCGCCACGGGGGGGGTGGACCTGGTGATCACCGGCGCGGACCGGATCGCTCGGAATGGCGATTTCGCCAATAAAATAGGAACTTACGGCGTCGCGGCGGCGGCGGAGCGCCACGGCGTCCCCTTCTATGTCGCTGCTCCCTCCTCCACTTTCGACCTCGCCGCTCCCGATGGGGATTCGATCCCGATCGAGGAACGTCCGGGCGAGGAAGTGACCGGTTTCCGAACGGTCCGAACCGCCCCGGAGGGGGTGGAGGTCTGGAACCCCGCTTTCGACCGCACTCCGGCCGATTTGGTGTCGGGTTTTATCACCGAGAAGGGGATCCTCCTGCCACCTTATGGGCGGTCGATCGAGGAGGCGCTCGGCGGCGGTTGA
- a CDS encoding YjbQ family protein, producing the protein MTVRTSRIDRRTTGGDDILDLTGDVREALEASGLREGAITVFAPGSTAGVTTIEFEPGVVNDLREAMERAVPRGIPYDHDEAWGDGNGYSHVRAAWIGPSLTIPFAGGELLLGTWQQIVLCDFDNRPRTREVIVQVRGE; encoded by the coding sequence ATGACTGTGCGAACCTCGCGGATCGACCGCCGGACGACGGGGGGGGACGACATCCTCGATCTGACCGGCGACGTTCGGGAAGCGTTGGAGGCGAGCGGTCTCCGGGAGGGCGCGATCACGGTCTTCGCCCCCGGATCGACGGCCGGCGTGACCACCATCGAGTTCGAGCCCGGGGTCGTGAACGATCTTCGGGAAGCGATGGAACGGGCCGTCCCGCGCGGGATTCCCTACGACCACGACGAGGCCTGGGGAGACGGAAACGGCTACTCACACGTACGCGCCGCCTGGATCGGCCCCTCGCTCACCATACCTTTCGCGGGGGGGGAGCTTCTTCTCGGAACGTGGCAGCAGATCGTGCTTTGCGATTTCGACAACCGGCCGAGGACGAGGGAAGTGATCGTCCAGGTGCGGGGGGAGTGA
- a CDS encoding STAS domain-containing protein, whose product MQIGSEKRDDVLVVTLRGEVDAENVTDLLAFFDRGECREEKRIVLDLSGLRYVDSSGLGAFVKLMKAARRSGGDVRLAGPTREVLKLLELTRLNRVFDICPDREDALAHFCAV is encoded by the coding sequence ATGCAAATCGGAAGTGAAAAGAGGGACGACGTCCTGGTGGTGACGCTCCGCGGCGAGGTGGACGCGGAGAACGTGACGGACCTCCTCGCCTTTTTCGATCGGGGCGAGTGTCGGGAGGAAAAGCGGATCGTTCTCGATCTGTCGGGGCTCCGTTACGTGGACAGCTCGGGGCTCGGCGCTTTCGTCAAGCTGATGAAGGCGGCCAGGAGGTCCGGCGGCGACGTCCGCCTGGCCGGCCCGACGCGGGAGGTCCTGAAGCTGCTGGAGCTGACCCGGCTGAACAGGGTGTTCGACATCTGTCCGGATCGAGAAGACGCGCTCGCCCATTTCTGCGCGGTGTGA
- a CDS encoding polyphenol oxidase family protein — MTRPEPTAIGSPLLDTIPRVRHLFLGRAFDSPPGDLEQRETILDRAGRIGRPGEAVFFQQVHGRRVEIYPEAGTGGIVSGTVADGGATDRNGLVLAIRVADCLPVYLADREGKAVALLHAGWRGLAAGILGAGVRALAGLGVPPDRLLAWIGPSVGPCCYEVGPEVAAAFGVHGHTRPGRPGKPFLDLYATALALFQEAGVGPERVGPRPPCTACDPGRFHSHRAAPERRGRNLALLFLDP, encoded by the coding sequence ATGACGAGACCCGAACCGACGGCGATCGGCTCGCCTCTTCTGGATACGATTCCCCGCGTGCGCCACCTCTTTCTCGGCCGCGCTTTCGACTCGCCCCCCGGAGACCTCGAGCAGAGAGAGACCATCCTCGACCGGGCCGGGCGAATCGGGCGCCCCGGCGAGGCGGTATTCTTTCAGCAGGTTCACGGACGTCGTGTCGAGATCTACCCGGAGGCGGGGACGGGGGGCATCGTCTCGGGAACCGTGGCCGACGGGGGGGCGACGGATCGCAACGGCCTCGTCCTCGCGATCCGCGTTGCCGATTGCCTGCCGGTCTACCTGGCCGATCGGGAAGGGAAAGCGGTCGCCCTCCTCCACGCCGGATGGCGGGGACTCGCCGCGGGGATTTTGGGCGCGGGGGTTCGCGCCCTCGCCGGACTGGGCGTTCCGCCGGACCGTCTCCTCGCCTGGATCGGTCCCTCCGTGGGACCCTGCTGCTACGAGGTCGGCCCGGAGGTCGCCGCCGCTTTCGGCGTCCATGGCCATACACGCCCCGGACGGCCGGGGAAGCCGTTTCTCGACCTCTACGCCACCGCCCTCGCCCTCTTCCAAGAGGCGGGCGTCGGTCCGGAACGCGTCGGGCCCCGCCCCCCCTGCACCGCCTGCGATCCCGGGAGATTCCACAGTCACCGGGCCGCCCCGGAACGCCGCGGGAGGAATCTCGCCCTTCTTTTCCTGGATCCTTAA